A genome region from Dreissena polymorpha isolate Duluth1 chromosome 16, UMN_Dpol_1.0, whole genome shotgun sequence includes the following:
- the LOC127862175 gene encoding uncharacterized protein LOC127862175 isoform X2, with translation MPSENWTKHSCRVLYTGSFMEAEKRLRKAEETSDLQSGEENIPAKRKKIARRRLAESDSSCEEEALERRLPKPPLALRTPPHALSTPLPSVLTSPTLPTPPPAFLISQPELSRPPSSKIVSQTQRPSTPRVSLAASIQGAYLSRSQEARDTRIFTLLESMNDSLEDNNRLLRQLMARGIGGVEAAVPTELPEGIIFPLKTVDDLEAVETRLDDETTASSVVKYIADLGGRDVQDTVSRTMKTLIDNNLAKQYNFTGHKGKRKFEGLNITGINFRCLRMNPITRQASMKDMEAAVTKWLGGARDRNGRQKSRDTLRRPTLATPPPGWPSSTP, from the exons ATGCCTTCGGAAAATTGGACAAAGCACAGTTGCCGAGTTCTTTATACAG GTTCCTTTATGGAGGCAGAAAAGAGATTAAGGAAAGCGGAGGAGACATCAGATCTTCAGTCAGGTGAAGAAAACATCCCAGCCAAAAGGAAAAAGAT TGCGCGACGTAGACTAGCTGAATCAGACAGCAGCTGTGAAGAAGAGGCACTGGAAAGGAGACTACCGAAGCCACCATTGGCACTGCGAACACCACCACATGCACTGTCGACGCCTCTACCTTCGGTCCTCACATCACCCACACTGCCAACGCCACCGCCTGCGTTCCTCATATCGCAACCTGAACTATCAAGGCCACCATCATCCAAGATAGTAAGCCAGACTCAACGGCCTTCGACACCTCGTGTCTCACTGGCCGCTTCCATTCAAGGTGCTTACCTAAGCAGGAGTCAGGAAG CACGTGACACAAGAATTTTTACATTGTTGGAGTCTATGAACGACAGTCTGGAAGACAACAACAGGCTTCTAAGACAACTAATGGCCCGGGGCATAGGTGGGGTAGAGGCAGCTGTGCCCACTGAGCTTCCAGAGGGAATCATCTTCCCTTTGAAGACTGTGGATGACTTGGAGGCAGTGGAGACAAGATTGGATGACGAAACAACTGCTTCCTCTGTT GTGAAATATATAGCTGACCTTGGTGGCCGAGATGTGCAGGATACTGTTAGCCGCACCATGAAAACCTTGATAGACAACAACCTAGCAAAGCAATACAATTTCACGGGCCATAAGGGGAAAAGAAAGTTCGAGGGCCTAAACATaacaggcattaattttc GTTGTCTGCGCATGAATCCCATTACTAGACAAGCCAGCATGAAGGACATGGAGGCTGCTGTTACGAAGTGGCTTGGAGGGGCGAGGGACAGGAATGGCAGACAGAAGTCCAGAGACACTCTTAGGAGACCTACTCTTGCAACACCTCCTCCTGGATGGCCTTCCAGCACACCCTAA
- the LOC127862175 gene encoding uncharacterized protein LOC127862175 isoform X1 — MTASAFHVVLFDGEDSVAVVPHIWLHENGCWWPLYKGLQRLQIAAEKEEMPSENWTKHSCRVLYTGSFMEAEKRLRKAEETSDLQSGEENIPAKRKKIARRRLAESDSSCEEEALERRLPKPPLALRTPPHALSTPLPSVLTSPTLPTPPPAFLISQPELSRPPSSKIVSQTQRPSTPRVSLAASIQGAYLSRSQEARDTRIFTLLESMNDSLEDNNRLLRQLMARGIGGVEAAVPTELPEGIIFPLKTVDDLEAVETRLDDETTASSVVKYIADLGGRDVQDTVSRTMKTLIDNNLAKQYNFTGHKGKRKFEGLNITGINFRCLRMNPITRQASMKDMEAAVTKWLGGARDRNGRQKSRDTLRRPTLATPPPGWPSSTP; from the exons ATGACAGCCAGTGCATTCCATGTGGTATTGTTTGATGGGGAGGACTCTGTGGCAGTAGTGCCACATATTTGGTTACATGAAAATGGATGTTGGTGGCCCCTGTATAAAGGCCTTCAACGGCTCCAGATAGCCGCAGAGAAAGAGGAAATGCCTTCGGAAAATTGGACAAAGCACAGTTGCCGAGTTCTTTATACAG GTTCCTTTATGGAGGCAGAAAAGAGATTAAGGAAAGCGGAGGAGACATCAGATCTTCAGTCAGGTGAAGAAAACATCCCAGCCAAAAGGAAAAAGAT TGCGCGACGTAGACTAGCTGAATCAGACAGCAGCTGTGAAGAAGAGGCACTGGAAAGGAGACTACCGAAGCCACCATTGGCACTGCGAACACCACCACATGCACTGTCGACGCCTCTACCTTCGGTCCTCACATCACCCACACTGCCAACGCCACCGCCTGCGTTCCTCATATCGCAACCTGAACTATCAAGGCCACCATCATCCAAGATAGTAAGCCAGACTCAACGGCCTTCGACACCTCGTGTCTCACTGGCCGCTTCCATTCAAGGTGCTTACCTAAGCAGGAGTCAGGAAG CACGTGACACAAGAATTTTTACATTGTTGGAGTCTATGAACGACAGTCTGGAAGACAACAACAGGCTTCTAAGACAACTAATGGCCCGGGGCATAGGTGGGGTAGAGGCAGCTGTGCCCACTGAGCTTCCAGAGGGAATCATCTTCCCTTTGAAGACTGTGGATGACTTGGAGGCAGTGGAGACAAGATTGGATGACGAAACAACTGCTTCCTCTGTT GTGAAATATATAGCTGACCTTGGTGGCCGAGATGTGCAGGATACTGTTAGCCGCACCATGAAAACCTTGATAGACAACAACCTAGCAAAGCAATACAATTTCACGGGCCATAAGGGGAAAAGAAAGTTCGAGGGCCTAAACATaacaggcattaattttc GTTGTCTGCGCATGAATCCCATTACTAGACAAGCCAGCATGAAGGACATGGAGGCTGCTGTTACGAAGTGGCTTGGAGGGGCGAGGGACAGGAATGGCAGACAGAAGTCCAGAGACACTCTTAGGAGACCTACTCTTGCAACACCTCCTCCTGGATGGCCTTCCAGCACACCCTAA
- the LOC127862743 gene encoding zinc finger and BTB domain-containing protein 49-like — MSEHYLENHSRKQMLKLGKHFTSTEAGTFTCDECGEVVKNHYQGKLQMKRKHPELKKGKDIETECLWCGQVYKSAGLCQVHSRSCELNSKFSCQICKERFTTTGDLQNHLLAHSNMEIMACTICCKAFTNVQYLQRHMLTHNTARNVQCEHCRKGMVSERALANHLVHCTGERVVPCPHCNVKFKTRQALRHHMTVHSDDPPYVCDVCGFAVKKAQYLKRHIRCHTGERPC, encoded by the exons ATGTCTGAGCACTACTTGGAAAACCATTCCAGAAAACAAATGCTAAAGCTCGGCAAACATTTTACCAGCACTGAGGCAGGGACTTTCACATGCGATGAATGTGGTGAAGTGGTGAAAAACCATTACCAAGGAAAGCTTCAGATGAAGCGGAAACATCCAGAATTGAAGAAAGGCAAAGACATTGAGACAGAATGCCTCTGGTGCGGTCAGGTGTACAAGAGTGCGGGGCTTTGTCAGGTACATTCCAGGAGCTGCGAGTTGAATTCAAAATTCAGCTGTCAGATCTGTAAAGAGAGATTCACTACCACCGGCGACTTACAAAATCACTTACTGGCCCATTCCAACATGGAGATCATGGCCTGTACGATATGCTGCAAGGCGTTCACAAATGTGCAGTACCTCCAGCGGCATATGCTTACTCATAACACAGCAAGGAACGTGCAATGCGAGCATTGTCGGAAGGGAATGGTGAGTGAAAGGGCCCTTGCAAACCATCTGGTACATTGCACGGGGGAAAGAGTGGTGCCTTGTCCACACTGCAACGTGAAGTTCAAGACCAGGCAGGCACTGAGGCACCACATGACCGTGCATTCCGATGATCCTCCGTATGTCTGTGATGTTTGTGGGTTCGCAG TGAAGAAAGCCCAGTACCTGAAGCGTCACATACGCTGCCATACAGGAGAGAGGCCTTGCTGA